A single genomic interval of Geotrypetes seraphini chromosome 1, aGeoSer1.1, whole genome shotgun sequence harbors:
- the MOGS gene encoding mannosyl-oligosaccharide glucosidase isoform X3, which produces MWMQQTELDVRLRHTCEQSDGLSSYGWLMHDGVNFGVQEIFDFGFSLKTEFVKRTGGQHGGDWSWRITGRAENAEHQVSLISLLFYVATDGQGVLQPHLEERTRLAFLTGSTEELGHFKITFHKPWAGEGKGPKYASFNHLKVVGPGLHQLTDVVKSSLSNHFIYNPPGGKKKRYFAVNTYQPPPGSTPLNENSQVLIHQVTLQLPFQVEVVFESGSFMDRPNQLSGEVLSAALTQHQTSFEDKFNSIFQLRKKGFSTPQEEFAMAALSNMIGGMGYFYGHSIVQSKYNDQPVLYPEGPLFTAVPSRSFFPRGFLWDEGFHQLLVSQWDTAMSQEVIGSWLDLMNVEGWIPREQILDNEARSKVPSEFILQRNENANPPTLFLVLEKLVRGMETASLVQKNELYLRKLLPRLRSWYDWYNTTQAGPLPYTFRWRGRDEDTDMYLNPKTLTSGLDDYPRASHPSSDERHVDLRCWMALASGVMAHVSALLGEPAEEYRRMQRVLSDNALLEEQHWSDQLNSFADYGNHTQSVILEREKIYIPPGQPPHHYPSPRLVRVIRKPPKLQYVGALGYVSLFPFLLQVLQPNSPRLETLFKDMRNEKKLWTPYGLRSLSKSSPLYLKYNTEHDGPYWRGPIWISINYLAVKALHYYSNIEGPFRQEAADLYQQLRSNLITNIYRQYLETGYIWEQYNDSTGKGQGSYPFTGWSALVVLMMAEEY; this is translated from the exons ATGTGGATGCAGCAGACAGAGCTGGATGTCCGCCTGCGACACACATGtgaacaaagtgatggactatcCAGTTATGGCTGGCTCATGCATGATGGCGTAAATTTTGGGGTGCAGGAGATCTTTGACTTCGGCTTCTCACTCAAGACAGAGTTTGTGAAGAGGACTGGAGGGCAGCATGGAGGTGACTGGAGTTGGAGGATCACTGGCAGAGCAGAG AATGCAGAACACCAAGTCTCGCTCATTTCTCTCCTCTTCTATGTGGCCACTGATGGGCAAGGCGTGCTACAGCCGCACCTGGAAGAGAGAACACGCTTAGCTTTTCTGACGGGATCAACGGAAGAGTTGGGGCACTTCAAGATCACCTTCCATAAGCCCTGGGCTGGGGAAGGCAAAGGGCCAAAATATGCCAG TTTTAATCACCTGAAAGTTGTCGGCCCTGGTTTGCACCAACTCACAGATGTTGTGAAGAGCAGCTTAAGTAACCACTTCATCTATAACCCCCCCGGGGGCAAGAAGAAACGCTACTTTGCTGTGAACACCTATCAGCCTCCCCCAGGCAGCACACCCCTTAACGAGAACAGCCAGGTTCTCATCCACCAGGTGACACTACAGCTCCCCTTCCAGGTAGAGGTTGTCTTTGAGTCGGGCAGCTTCATGGACCGCCCCAACCAACTGTCGGGAGAGGTTTTGTCTGCAGCGCTCACACAGCACCAGACTTCTTTTGAGGATAAATTTAACAGTATTTTCCAGTTGAGGAAGAAGGGCTTCAGCACACCTCAGGAAGAGTTTGCCATGGCCGCACTAAGTAACATGATTGGTGGCATGGGTTACTTCTATGGGCATTCAATTGTGCAGTCCAAGTACAATGATCAGCCAGTACTATACCCAGAAGGCCCACTGTTCACAGCCGTGCCTTCTCGCTCCTTCTTTCCTCGTGGTTTCCTCTGGGACGAGGGCTTCCACCAGTTGCTGGTGAGCCAGTGGGACACAGCCATGAGCCAGGAAGTGATTGGATCCTGGCTGGACTTGATGAATGTGGAGGGCTGGATCCCTCGTGAACAGATCTTGGACAATGAAGCTCGCAGCAAAGTACCATCCGAGTTCATCCTGCAACGTAATGAGAATGCCAATCCACCTACTCTGTTCCTGGTGCTGGAGAAACTTGTCCGGGGCATGGAGACAGCATCTCTGGTGCAAAAGAATGAGCTTTACTTAAGGAAGCTGTTGCCCAGATTGCGGTCTTGGTACGACTGGTATAATACCACCCAGGCAGGACCCCTGCCTTACACCTTCCGCTGGCGGGGCCGGGATGAAGACACCGATATGTACCTCAATCCAAAGACACTtacctctgggctggatgactaccCACGGGCATCGCATCCCTCATCAGATGAGCGACATGTGGACCTGCGCTGCTGGATGGCACTGGCATCTGGTGTCATGGCACATGTGTCTGCATTGTTGGGTGAGCCAGCAGAGGAATATCGGCGGATGCAGCGAGTTCTCAGTGACAATGCTTTGCTGGAGGAGCAGCATTGGTCAGATCAGCTAAATTCCTTTGCCGATTATGGAAATCACACACAATCAGTGATTCTGGAGAGGGAGAAAATTTACATTCCACCAGGTCAGCCACCGCACCATTACCCATCTCCTAGGCTGGTGCGAGTCATCCGTAAGCCCCCAAAACTGCAGTATGTAGGGGCTTTGGGCTATGTGAGTCTGTTCCCTTTTCTGCTACAGGTACTGCAGCCCAATTCTCCCCGCCTTGAAACCCTCTTCAAGGACATGAGGAATGAGAAGAAGCTATGGACCCCATATGGACTTCGCTCCCTGTCCAAATCCAGCCCACTATACCTAAAATACAATACAGAGCACGATGGGCCTTACTGGAGGGGGCCCATCTGGATCAGTATTAATTACTTAGCGGTGAAGGCCCTCCATTACTATTCCAATATTGAGGGTCCCTTCCGTCAGGAAGCTGCAGACCTCTACCAGCAGCTTCGGAGCAACCTAATTACCAACATCTATCGCCAGTATCTAGAGACTGGCTACATTTGGGAGCAATACAACGACAGCACAGGCAAAGGGCAGGGCTCCTATCCCTTTACAGGCTGGTCTGCACTAGTAGTCCTCATGATGGCAGAAGAGTATTAG